From one Callithrix jacchus isolate 240 chromosome 2, calJac240_pri, whole genome shotgun sequence genomic stretch:
- the CDKN2AIPNL gene encoding CDKN2AIP N-terminal-like protein, which yields MVGGEAAAAVEELVSGVRQAADFAEQFRSYSESEKQWKARMEFILRHLPDYRDPPDGGGRLDQLLSLSMVWANHLFLGCSYNKDLLDKVMEMADGIEVEDLPQFTTRSELMKKHQS from the exons ATGGTCGGTGGCGAGGCGGCCGCCGCAGTGGAGGAGCTGGTCTCGGGGGTGCGGCAGGCGGCCGACTTCGCGGAGCAGTTCCGCTCCTACTCAGAGAGCGAGAAGCAATGGAAGGCCCGCATGGAATTCATCCTGCGCCACCTGCCCGACTACCGCGACCCGCCTGACGGCGGTGGCCGCCTGGACCAGCTGCTGTCCCTCTCCATGGTTTGGGCCAACCACCtcttcctgggctgcag TTACAATAAAGACCTTTTAGACAAGGTGATGGAAATGGCTGATGGGATTGAAGTGGAAGACCTGCCACAATTTACTACCAgaagtgaattaatgaaaaag catCAAAGCTAA